A region of Mesorhizobium sp. M3A.F.Ca.ET.080.04.2.1 DNA encodes the following proteins:
- a CDS encoding hydroxymethylglutaryl-CoA lyase: protein MTQPGNVTIVEVGPRDGLQNEKTIIASDRKVALIGLLADAGLTRIEATAFVSPKWVPQLADHNEVMRNAPRRPGLVLSALVPNEEGAIAAIAAGAQELAVFASASETFARKNTNCTIAQSIERFRPVMALAAVHGLPVRGYVSCAIDCPYEGAIEPEAVRDVSERLIGIGCGEVAVADTIGRASPERVDRMLAETTQGIAASQLACHFHDTSGQALANIDVALAFGIRIFDSAVGGLGGCPYAPGAAGNVATEAVVAHLAAAGYDTGIDAGKLAHARALALRLKAGPHD from the coding sequence ATGACCCAGCCAGGGAACGTTACAATCGTCGAGGTGGGCCCTCGTGATGGCCTGCAGAACGAGAAGACGATCATTGCCAGCGACCGGAAAGTCGCCCTGATCGGGCTGCTGGCGGATGCAGGGCTGACGCGGATAGAGGCGACGGCATTCGTTTCGCCAAAATGGGTGCCGCAGCTGGCGGACCATAACGAGGTCATGCGGAATGCTCCGCGCCGGCCTGGCCTGGTCCTCTCCGCGCTGGTGCCGAACGAAGAAGGCGCCATAGCGGCGATCGCGGCCGGCGCCCAGGAACTCGCCGTGTTCGCCAGTGCATCGGAGACCTTCGCCCGCAAGAACACCAATTGCACGATCGCGCAGAGCATCGAGCGGTTCAGGCCGGTGATGGCTCTTGCCGCCGTCCACGGCCTTCCTGTGAGAGGCTACGTCTCCTGCGCCATCGACTGCCCGTATGAGGGGGCGATCGAGCCGGAAGCGGTCAGAGATGTCTCCGAGCGCCTGATTGGCATCGGCTGTGGGGAGGTGGCCGTCGCGGACACGATCGGACGCGCGAGCCCTGAACGGGTAGATCGGATGCTGGCCGAGACCACCCAGGGCATTGCTGCTTCCCAGCTTGCCTGTCATTTCCATGACACGTCGGGCCAGGCCCTCGCGAACATCGACGTCGCCTTGGCCTTCGGCATCAGGATCTTCGACAGCGCTGTCGGCGGGCTGGGCGGTTGCCCCTATGCGCCGGGCGCAGCCGGCAATGTCGCCACCGAGGCCGTCGTCGCGCATCTGGCGGCGGCTGGCTACGACACCGGAATAGACGCCGGGAAGCTGGCGCATGCCCGTGCCCTGGCGCTGCGGTTGAAGGCTGGTCCGCACGACTGA
- a CDS encoding sugar ABC transporter ATP-binding protein, protein MTPIVELKAATKDFRGNPAFLDVDFQLLPGEIHALLGENGAGKSTLTKVIAGVYPLSSGKLFIDGREERLNTPAEGLAKGIAMVYQENSLVPSMTVAQNIYLGKEKPLNRLRGVYISAQQFLQSLNFHVDPSAIVGSLGAAQKQMVEIARAVHHKAKVIIFDEPTATLTPEEKSYFFKLIRKLKKEGVSIIFISHALEEALLVADRITILRDGRLVASDKASAFDRQKIIQAMVGRTLTDEIYSGASRSRAPRPRGPKVLSVENLSMGNMVRNTSFSLYAGQVTGIFGLVGSGRTETLKVVSGVLKRDFFHGGEVKIGGRPKRYLVPAPAVRDGIVYVTEERKAEGFFETMSIAENIYMGQLGGQAYGGLNIISMKQARSLAEDWRKRLNIRAIDPNAKVIELSGGNQQKVVIAKALVQKPKLVIFDEPTRGVDVGAIAEIHAFINQLADQGIAIAVISSYLPEILTLSDRILIARQGKIVEEMDRRNATEEAIMYAAVH, encoded by the coding sequence ATGACACCCATTGTCGAACTCAAGGCGGCAACCAAGGATTTCCGCGGCAATCCGGCGTTCCTGGATGTCGATTTCCAACTGCTGCCTGGCGAGATCCACGCTCTGCTCGGCGAAAACGGCGCCGGCAAATCCACGCTCACCAAGGTCATAGCGGGGGTCTATCCGCTGAGTAGCGGCAAGCTGTTCATCGACGGCCGGGAAGAGCGCCTCAACACTCCGGCCGAAGGCCTCGCGAAAGGCATCGCCATGGTCTACCAGGAAAACAGCCTGGTGCCATCGATGACGGTCGCCCAGAACATCTATCTCGGCAAGGAAAAGCCGCTAAACCGACTGCGTGGCGTCTATATCTCGGCGCAGCAATTCCTGCAGTCGCTCAATTTCCATGTCGATCCCTCTGCGATTGTCGGCTCGCTCGGCGCTGCCCAGAAACAGATGGTGGAGATCGCGCGTGCGGTTCACCACAAGGCCAAGGTAATCATCTTCGACGAGCCGACGGCGACGCTGACGCCCGAGGAGAAGAGCTATTTCTTCAAGCTGATCAGGAAGCTGAAGAAAGAAGGGGTCTCGATCATCTTCATCTCGCATGCGCTGGAGGAAGCGCTGCTGGTGGCGGATCGCATCACCATCCTGCGCGACGGCAGGCTGGTCGCATCCGACAAGGCGTCCGCCTTCGACCGCCAGAAGATCATCCAGGCGATGGTCGGCCGCACGCTCACCGACGAGATCTACAGCGGCGCTTCGCGGAGCCGCGCGCCGCGTCCGCGCGGACCAAAAGTGCTTTCGGTCGAGAACCTGTCGATGGGCAACATGGTCCGCAACACGTCCTTCTCGCTTTATGCCGGCCAGGTGACGGGTATCTTCGGCCTGGTCGGATCCGGCCGCACCGAGACGCTGAAAGTCGTCAGCGGCGTGCTCAAGCGCGACTTCTTCCACGGCGGCGAAGTCAAGATCGGCGGCCGGCCCAAGCGCTATCTGGTGCCGGCGCCCGCCGTCCGCGACGGCATCGTCTACGTTACCGAAGAGCGCAAGGCCGAGGGCTTTTTCGAGACGATGAGCATCGCCGAGAACATCTATATGGGCCAGCTCGGCGGCCAGGCCTATGGCGGCCTGAACATCATATCGATGAAACAGGCGCGTTCGCTCGCCGAGGATTGGCGCAAGCGTCTGAACATCCGCGCCATCGACCCCAACGCGAAGGTCATCGAGCTCTCGGGCGGCAACCAGCAGAAGGTCGTCATCGCCAAGGCCCTGGTACAGAAGCCGAAACTGGTGATCTTCGACGAGCCGACGCGCGGCGTCGATGTCGGCGCCATCGCCGAGATCCACGCCTTCATCAACCAACTCGCCGACCAGGGAATCGCGATCGCGGTGATCTCTTCCTACTTGCCGGAGATCCTCACGCTGTCGGACCGGATCCTCATTGCGCGCCAGGGCAAGATCGTCGAGGAAATGGATCGCCGCAACGCAACGGAGGAGGCGATCATGTATGCCGCGGTCCATTAG
- a CDS encoding strictosidine synthase — MSFSRFVGGIVDRFMGGRGEHSITVPVMDGALKPNNLLEQVSSVAMLEGADNLAVAGNLFLASSGRSLVEVASDGSVKTRQTYEADITFLAASAGGAIAVGLDGQGVAIAGGPHDGKRLPVNIGNQRLNCPTAGVFVDEDTLVVCNGSGARPVGEWARDLLELGRSGSVLKIDIASQNASVIQGGLGYPSGVCIADGDRVAVSEAWRHRLLTLGIGGEGRETPLADLPAYPGRICPSSRGGYWLTLFAVRSQLQEFVLREKRYKREMMETVAPEYWIAPTLSSGHSFKEPLQAGGVIRLGIHKPWAPTRSYGLVVRLDDQFQPIWSAHSRADGKRHGITSCVEETGRLLLTSKGCGEILALDHLDPSEPDIVSTVDAAA, encoded by the coding sequence ATGAGCTTCTCGCGCTTCGTCGGCGGCATCGTCGACCGGTTCATGGGCGGCCGCGGCGAGCATTCCATCACCGTGCCGGTCATGGACGGCGCGCTGAAGCCGAATAATCTTCTCGAACAGGTCTCCAGCGTCGCAATGCTGGAAGGCGCCGACAACCTGGCCGTCGCCGGCAACCTTTTCCTGGCGTCATCGGGGAGGAGCCTGGTCGAGGTCGCGAGCGACGGCTCGGTCAAGACGCGGCAGACCTATGAGGCGGACATCACGTTCCTGGCGGCCTCCGCCGGCGGCGCGATCGCCGTCGGCCTGGATGGGCAGGGGGTAGCGATCGCCGGCGGGCCGCATGATGGAAAGCGCCTGCCCGTGAACATCGGCAATCAACGGCTCAATTGTCCGACCGCCGGCGTGTTCGTCGACGAAGACACGCTCGTGGTCTGCAACGGTTCGGGCGCCCGTCCGGTTGGCGAATGGGCGCGGGACCTTCTGGAGCTCGGGCGCAGCGGCAGCGTGCTGAAGATCGATATCGCAAGCCAGAACGCCTCGGTGATCCAGGGCGGCCTCGGCTATCCTTCCGGCGTGTGCATCGCCGACGGCGATCGTGTGGCCGTCAGCGAGGCATGGCGGCACCGTCTGCTGACGCTCGGGATCGGCGGCGAAGGCCGCGAAACGCCACTGGCGGATTTGCCTGCCTATCCGGGTCGCATCTGTCCGTCGAGCCGGGGAGGGTACTGGCTGACCCTGTTTGCTGTGCGCTCCCAGCTGCAGGAGTTCGTGCTGCGCGAAAAGCGCTACAAGCGCGAGATGATGGAGACTGTCGCTCCCGAATACTGGATCGCGCCCACGCTCTCCAGCGGCCACAGCTTCAAGGAACCGCTGCAGGCGGGTGGCGTCATCCGGCTTGGCATCCACAAGCCATGGGCGCCCACGCGCTCCTACGGGCTCGTGGTCAGGCTCGACGATCAATTCCAGCCGATCTGGAGTGCCCACAGCCGGGCCGACGGCAAACGCCACGGCATAACCTCCTGCGTGGAAGAGACCGGGCGACTGCTTTTGACCTCGAAAGGCTGCGGCGAAATCCTCGCACTCGATCACCTCGATCCCAGCGAGCCGGACATCGTTTCCACCGTGGATGCCGCAGCATGA
- a CDS encoding SMP-30/gluconolactonase/LRE family protein: MEAIERLYFRYFPEKVLGEVLSKRWSDNAVPVFATILTIGFFLLENPHFFTLDSVTETSRQLSEFALVVVAMGIVLLAGGLDLSVGSVFALANITALICISLLGWPVWATVLATLAVGAVCGAVNGFLIGYLRIRAFLTTLVTLIIIRSIVDLILLHYAVDVSAVFPDSDLWAFIGEGSVFGISFSFLVALVVIVLWHVVLTRARTGWHITAVGGSRRSAYNAGLKVKFVIFSTYVWSSVLVSLAGVFFAARLGSAGSDTGVGLEIAALTAAVLGGNSLGGGRGSVVKSVLGAVVVLILTDSMVRIGISGGISSMILGIVLLCVVAIDVRWLKNRHKLLNKVYVSPSYFRLPELPDTDAGSASPYALNDRLKDVTLIGKGEIEGPEDVIFDRQDNLYCPNRHGDIVRFLAPDYARWEIFVHIGGHPLGMAFDADDNLNVCIGGMGLYQVSPERKVTKLTDETNRTFLSVIDDSRLKLADDLDIAPDGRIFFSEATIRYDMHDWPTDALESRGNGRLICYDPRDRSTATILRDLQFPNGVCMAGDGESFFFAETWGCRINRYWFAGPNKGKREVTIPNLPGYPDNINRASDGNFWLALVGMRSPALDLAMRMPSLRKRMAKRVARDEWLFPNINTGCVLKFRPDGEIVESYWDLGGKNHPMVTSMREHKGHLYLGGLYNDRIGRLKLPGADPDWTSQAAYWGARA, translated from the coding sequence ATGGAAGCGATCGAGCGCCTCTATTTTCGTTATTTTCCTGAGAAGGTGCTTGGCGAAGTGCTGTCGAAGCGCTGGAGCGACAACGCCGTTCCGGTCTTTGCCACCATCCTCACGATCGGTTTCTTCCTGCTGGAAAATCCGCATTTCTTCACCCTCGACAGCGTGACCGAGACGTCACGCCAGCTTTCGGAGTTCGCGCTGGTCGTCGTCGCGATGGGCATCGTGCTGCTTGCGGGCGGACTCGACCTTTCGGTCGGCAGCGTCTTTGCGCTTGCCAACATCACGGCGCTGATATGCATCTCCCTGTTGGGCTGGCCGGTCTGGGCCACGGTGCTCGCCACGCTGGCGGTAGGAGCCGTCTGCGGCGCGGTCAACGGTTTCCTGATCGGCTATCTGCGCATCCGGGCCTTCCTGACGACGCTTGTCACGCTGATCATCATCCGCTCGATCGTCGACCTCATCCTGCTCCACTATGCGGTCGACGTCTCGGCGGTGTTTCCGGATTCCGACCTCTGGGCCTTCATCGGCGAAGGCAGCGTCTTCGGGATCTCGTTCTCCTTCCTCGTAGCCTTGGTCGTCATCGTGCTGTGGCATGTCGTGCTCACCCGCGCCAGGACGGGCTGGCATATCACCGCTGTCGGTGGCAGCCGCCGCTCGGCCTACAATGCCGGCCTGAAGGTCAAGTTCGTCATTTTCTCGACCTATGTCTGGTCGAGCGTGCTGGTTTCGCTGGCCGGCGTGTTCTTCGCGGCCCGGCTTGGCAGCGCCGGGTCGGATACCGGCGTCGGCCTCGAGATCGCCGCGCTGACGGCGGCCGTCCTCGGCGGCAACAGCCTGGGCGGAGGCCGCGGCTCCGTCGTGAAATCAGTGCTGGGCGCGGTGGTCGTGCTCATCCTCACCGACAGCATGGTGCGCATCGGCATCTCCGGCGGCATCAGCTCGATGATCCTCGGCATCGTGCTGCTCTGTGTCGTGGCCATTGACGTGCGCTGGCTGAAGAACAGGCACAAGCTGCTCAACAAGGTCTATGTGTCGCCGAGCTATTTCCGCCTGCCGGAACTCCCCGACACCGATGCCGGATCGGCGAGCCCCTATGCGCTCAACGACCGGCTGAAAGACGTCACGCTGATCGGCAAGGGCGAGATCGAGGGGCCGGAAGACGTCATCTTCGACCGCCAGGACAACCTCTACTGCCCCAATCGCCATGGCGACATCGTGCGCTTCCTGGCGCCCGATTATGCGCGGTGGGAGATTTTCGTTCACATCGGCGGCCACCCGCTGGGGATGGCGTTCGACGCCGACGACAACCTCAATGTCTGCATCGGCGGCATGGGTCTTTATCAGGTCTCGCCGGAGCGCAAGGTGACCAAGCTCACCGACGAGACCAACCGCACCTTCCTGTCGGTCATCGACGATTCCCGCCTCAAGCTCGCTGACGATCTCGACATCGCGCCGGACGGCCGCATCTTCTTCTCCGAAGCAACCATCCGCTACGACATGCATGACTGGCCGACCGATGCGCTGGAGAGCCGCGGCAACGGACGCCTGATCTGCTACGACCCGAGGGATCGGTCGACGGCGACGATCCTGCGCGACCTGCAGTTCCCGAACGGGGTCTGCATGGCGGGCGACGGCGAATCCTTCTTCTTCGCCGAGACCTGGGGATGCCGCATAAACCGGTACTGGTTCGCGGGACCGAACAAGGGCAAGCGCGAGGTCACGATCCCGAACCTTCCAGGATACCCAGACAACATCAATCGCGCCTCGGACGGCAATTTCTGGCTGGCCCTGGTCGGCATGCGGTCGCCGGCGCTCGACCTCGCCATGCGCATGCCGTCGCTGCGCAAACGCATGGCCAAGCGGGTCGCCCGGGACGAGTGGCTGTTCCCCAACATCAACACAGGCTGCGTGCTGAAGTTCAGGCCCGATGGCGAGATCGTCGAATCCTACTGGGACCTTGGCGGCAAGAATCATCCCATGGTGACGTCGATGCGCGAGCACAAGGGCCATCTCTATCTCGGCGGCCTCTACAACGACAGGATCGGCCGCCTGAAATTGCCCGGCGCCGATCCGGACTGGACGTCGCAGGCCGCCTATTGGGGAGCGCGCGCATGA